In Octopus bimaculoides isolate UCB-OBI-ISO-001 chromosome 14, ASM119413v2, whole genome shotgun sequence, the following are encoded in one genomic region:
- the LOC106876370 gene encoding periostin: MLNILQFCFLCLVPLAASTAPNLMAILSQQNVTIMIDLIEAADLADYVAMQGPMTLIAPTDEAFRNQPAGFIDDLKADKARVKNYVRYHLIHGDIFSWDISRSTNIRAQNGHILRFYYQPKHFGEVPTLRVNTADVIKHDIQANNGVIQLVDDVLNVPEGTVEQVLLNNGNLTSITNITFISHLNYLLNKTRAGRRQTVFAPSDDAFERMDQTVLQKILQHSNLARGWYDLSIYLSIYLSIYLSVCLSVCLSVCLSVCLYVILEKKLQERNNDHTITPRNIARKTSKQTPTTTATATTTTVPSHLNE; the protein is encoded by the exons ATGTTGAATATTTTGCAATTCTGTTTCCTTTGTTTAGTGCCATTGGCGGCCTCAACTGCTCCCAACTTGATGGCAATTCTCTCTCAGCAGAATGTCACCATTATGATTGATCTCATCGAGGCTGCTGATCTTGCTGATTACGTGGCAATGCAAG GTCCCATGACACTCATTGCTCCCACCGATGAAGCATTCAGAAATCAACCAGCAGGTTTTATCGACGATCTAAAAGCAGACAAGGCCCGCGTAAAGAATTACGTTAGATACCATTTGATACACGGTGACATATTCAGCTGGGATATCTCACGCAGCACCAACATCCGGGCACAAAATGGCCATATCCTTCGCTTTTATTATCAGCCGAAACACTTTGGA GAAGTACCCACTCTGAGAGTGAATACAGCCGATGTGATCAAACACGATATCCAAGCTAATAACGGTGTTATTCAGTTGGTGGATGATGTCCTTAACGTGCCCGAAGGTACAGTGGAACAGGTACTTCTGAATAACGGCAACTTGACCTCCATAACTAACATCACATTTATTAGCCATCTGAACTACTTGCTGAATAAAACTCGAG CTGGTCGTCGTCAGACAGTATTTGCACCAAGTGATGATGCTTTCGAAAGAATGGACCAAACTGTTTTGCAGAAAATCCTCCAGCATTCCAATCTAGCGAGAGGTTggtatgatctatctatctatctatctatctatctatctatctatctgtctgtctgtctgtctgtctgtctgtctgtctgtctgtctgtctgtctgt ATgtgattttagaaaaaaaattacaagaacgCAACAACGACCACACCATTACACCGCGAAACATTGCTCGGAAAACTAGCAAACaaacgccaacaacaacagcaacagcaacaacaacaacggtaccTTCACACCTCAACGAATAA